A part of Citrifermentans bremense genomic DNA contains:
- the ctaD gene encoding cytochrome c oxidase subunit I — MSQDTAIGQGGFWRDTGRTGIGSWIFSTDHKRIGLMYLYCVLGFFLVGVSLGLLIRLELIAPGPTIVTAQTYNALFTVHGVVMIFLFIIPGIPASFGNLVLPIQLGARDVAFPRVNLLSWWLYAIGAVIVLVSLFTGGGAPDTGWTFYVPFSARTTTNVSLAVFGVFVLGFSSILTGINFITTIHRMRAPGMTWTRIPLFAWSLYATAWVQVLATPIIAITLLLVITERILGLGLFDPTRGGDPVMYQHMFWIYSHPAVYIMILPGMGVISDIIPVFSRKPIFGYKMIAFSSLAIAAAGSAVWGHHMYTSGMSDLGILVFSFLTFIVAIPSAIKVFNWVSTMYKGSISLEAPMLFALSFILLFSIGGLSGLILGAAATDIHVHDTHFVVGHFHYVMFGGTGFAFFAAAHYWLPKYYGRRYKEKPAIVGWILMFVGFNVMYFTMQVLGMEGMPRRYYDYLPEFARLNLVATVGSWILVAGIIIVVWNLWRGLFRGEPFTGNPWGGATLEWSIATPPPTENFDEDPVVTHGPYEFKGAGVP, encoded by the coding sequence ATGAGTCAAGACACGGCAATTGGGCAGGGAGGGTTCTGGCGGGACACCGGGAGGACCGGGATCGGCTCCTGGATTTTTTCCACAGACCACAAGCGGATAGGGTTGATGTACCTTTACTGCGTGCTCGGCTTCTTCCTGGTGGGGGTCTCTCTGGGGCTGCTGATCAGGCTGGAGCTGATCGCCCCAGGCCCAACCATCGTCACCGCCCAGACCTACAATGCCCTCTTCACCGTGCACGGGGTGGTGATGATCTTCCTCTTCATCATCCCAGGAATACCGGCCTCCTTCGGCAACCTGGTGCTTCCCATCCAACTGGGCGCGCGGGACGTCGCCTTCCCCCGGGTGAACCTTCTGTCCTGGTGGCTCTACGCCATAGGCGCGGTCATCGTGCTGGTTTCCCTTTTCACCGGCGGCGGCGCGCCCGATACTGGGTGGACCTTCTACGTCCCCTTCAGCGCCCGGACCACCACCAACGTTTCGCTCGCGGTCTTCGGTGTCTTCGTCCTCGGCTTCTCGTCGATCCTCACCGGGATCAACTTCATCACCACCATCCACCGCATGCGGGCGCCGGGGATGACCTGGACCCGGATCCCGCTATTCGCCTGGAGCCTCTACGCCACCGCCTGGGTGCAGGTACTCGCCACCCCGATCATCGCAATCACGCTGCTGCTGGTGATCACCGAGCGCATCCTAGGCCTGGGCCTCTTCGACCCGACCCGCGGCGGCGATCCGGTCATGTACCAGCACATGTTCTGGATCTACTCGCACCCCGCCGTGTACATTATGATCCTCCCCGGGATGGGGGTGATCTCGGACATCATCCCCGTCTTCTCCAGGAAGCCGATATTCGGCTACAAGATGATCGCCTTCTCGAGCCTCGCCATCGCCGCGGCCGGATCCGCAGTCTGGGGACACCACATGTACACCTCGGGTATGAGCGACCTGGGGATCCTGGTCTTCTCGTTTCTGACCTTTATCGTCGCCATCCCCTCGGCCATCAAGGTGTTCAACTGGGTCTCCACCATGTACAAGGGGTCGATATCGCTCGAGGCCCCGATGCTCTTCGCGCTCTCCTTCATCCTGCTCTTCTCCATAGGCGGGCTGTCCGGCCTGATCCTCGGCGCCGCCGCCACCGACATCCACGTGCACGACACCCATTTCGTCGTCGGGCACTTCCATTACGTCATGTTCGGCGGCACCGGCTTCGCCTTCTTCGCGGCGGCACATTACTGGCTCCCCAAGTACTACGGGCGGAGATACAAGGAAAAACCGGCCATCGTCGGCTGGATCCTGATGTTCGTGGGGTTCAACGTCATGTACTTCACCATGCAGGTGCTGGGTATGGAGGGTATGCCCAGGCGCTATTACGATTACCTCCCCGAGTTCGCCCGGCTGAACCTCGTCGCCACCGTCGGGAGTTGGATCCTGGTCGCCGGGATCATCATCGTGGTCTGGAACCTCTGGCGCGGACTGTTTCGCGGCGAGCCGTTCACCGGCAACCCTTGGGGAGGCGCGACCCTTGAATGGAGCATCGCCACGCCGCCTCCCACGGAGAATTTCGACGAGGACCCGGTGGTGACACACGGGCCGTACGAGTTCAAGGGGGCGGGGGTTCCATGA
- a CDS encoding cytochrome c oxidase subunit 3 family protein, whose product MSHQEKDSFGAKLGMWLFLFTEMLLFGGVFILYSVYLNRYPKEFGLGGHQLDLVFGATNTVVLLTSSLFAAMSVTAIKRGAKRLTLGLLSVTIGCALVFLCIKYLEWSAKFHHGIYPNSPKLIAGPPGESIFFSLYYLTTGLHGIHVVIGGILMTWTAVMVQKGILNSTDNVTLENVTLYWHLVDLVWIFIFPLYYLIL is encoded by the coding sequence ATGAGTCACCAGGAAAAGGACAGTTTCGGGGCAAAGCTTGGCATGTGGTTGTTCCTGTTCACGGAGATGCTCCTTTTTGGCGGCGTCTTCATCCTCTACTCGGTCTACCTTAACCGCTACCCGAAGGAGTTCGGCCTGGGGGGGCACCAGCTGGACCTGGTCTTTGGCGCTACCAACACGGTGGTACTTCTGACCAGCTCCCTTTTCGCAGCCATGTCGGTCACCGCCATCAAGCGCGGGGCGAAGCGGCTCACCCTGGGGCTCCTCTCAGTCACGATCGGCTGCGCGCTCGTCTTTCTCTGCATCAAGTACCTGGAGTGGAGCGCCAAGTTTCATCACGGCATCTACCCGAATTCGCCCAAGCTGATCGCGGGGCCGCCGGGAGAATCGATCTTCTTCAGCCTGTACTATCTCACCACGGGGTTGCACGGTATCCATGTCGTCATCGGGGGGATCCTCATGACCTGGACCGCCGTCATGGTGCAAAAGGGGATACTAAACAGCACCGACAACGTGACCTTGGAGAACGTGACCCTCTACTGGCACCTGGTCGATTTGGTCTGGATCTTCATCTTCCCGCTCTACTACCTGATTCTGTAG
- a CDS encoding cytochrome C oxidase subunit IV family protein has product MDTEHSEHILSYGKLMAVWVALLVLTAATIMVTRVELGVWKVWAALAIASIKSGLVIAFFMHMKYEPRLFRIILFVALFTLAGFIGGTFFDVLYR; this is encoded by the coding sequence GTGGATACTGAACATTCGGAACATATCCTGAGTTACGGCAAACTGATGGCCGTCTGGGTGGCACTGCTGGTATTGACCGCCGCCACCATCATGGTGACGAGGGTGGAACTCGGAGTCTGGAAGGTCTGGGCGGCGCTCGCCATCGCGAGCATCAAGTCCGGCCTGGTTATCGCCTTCTTCATGCACATGAAGTACGAGCCGCGGCTATTCCGCATTATCCTCTTCGTGGCGCTCTTCACCCTGGCCGGCTTCATCGGGGGCACCTTTTTCGACGTACTCTACCGTTAG
- the coxB gene encoding cytochrome c oxidase subunit II — protein sequence MTTTQAVDPVFTFLFGACLVLLVGITATMVFFVVRYRRSKNPEPTSQVSGSPLLEVIWTVLPTLLVMGMFYYGWTSYLSLRTVPKNAMQVKAEARMWSWNFIYDNGKQSGKLIVPVGRPVQVNLESKDVVHGFYVPAFKIKRDVVPGMKNHVWFVATSPGTYDLFCSQYCGTGHSAMITTVEALPPAQFAAWLQQQAAGGAAQGQALLEKYGCLGCHSLDGTAKVGPTFKGLYGSQVKVHRGDKEETVTVDEGYLRESILNPAAAVVDDFPAVMPQSAMPEADLKAVIEYLKGLK from the coding sequence ATGACAACGACGCAAGCAGTCGACCCTGTATTCACCTTCCTTTTCGGCGCCTGCCTGGTGCTGCTGGTGGGGATCACCGCCACCATGGTCTTCTTCGTGGTCCGCTACCGCCGCTCGAAGAACCCGGAGCCGACCTCGCAGGTTTCGGGGAGCCCGCTTCTGGAGGTGATCTGGACCGTCCTACCCACGCTCCTGGTGATGGGGATGTTCTACTACGGCTGGACCAGCTATCTGTCGCTCAGGACGGTGCCGAAGAACGCGATGCAGGTGAAGGCTGAGGCGAGGATGTGGTCCTGGAACTTCATCTACGACAACGGCAAGCAAAGCGGCAAGCTTATCGTCCCGGTCGGGAGACCGGTGCAGGTGAACCTGGAGTCGAAGGACGTGGTGCACGGCTTCTACGTCCCGGCCTTCAAGATCAAGCGCGACGTGGTCCCGGGGATGAAGAACCACGTCTGGTTCGTGGCGACGAGCCCGGGTACCTACGACCTGTTCTGCTCGCAGTACTGCGGCACCGGCCACTCCGCCATGATCACCACGGTCGAGGCCCTGCCACCGGCGCAGTTCGCCGCCTGGCTGCAGCAGCAGGCCGCAGGGGGCGCGGCACAGGGGCAGGCGCTTCTGGAAAAATACGGCTGTCTCGGCTGCCATTCGCTGGACGGCACAGCAAAGGTCGGCCCAACCTTCAAGGGGCTCTACGGAAGCCAGGTCAAGGTGCATAGAGGAGACAAGGAGGAGACGGTCACGGTCGACGAAGGCTACCTGCGCGAATCGATATTGAACCCTGCGGCCGCAGTCGTGGACGACTTCCCTGCGGTAATGCCGCAATCGGCCATGCCGGAAGCGGATCTGAAGGCGGTGATCGAGTACCTGAAGGGGTTGAAGTGA
- a CDS encoding UbiA family prenyltransferase, with product MLARLFRLRLSLMNGFAAAAGYLLFPSPVQRPTLLALFLGVALSAAAGSALNQVLERDLDALMRRTCDRPLPTKKLSPAAATLAGLAALAAGASLLFFAAGAVPAAVALVTLIWYLALYTPLKRVSSLALLVGGVCGCGAPLVGWSAAGGGLGDFRIVLLAGVIYLWQVPHFWQLQRKEADDYRRAGFHVFTPAVGKKGSAPLGRLWIISMITATLMLPVFGVVQAAPILCALLLPLPFLFLSWRRWDRVAALVLHCYPLLVTLAIFGGKFIGGAV from the coding sequence ATGCTGGCGAGACTTTTCCGGCTGCGGCTTTCGCTCATGAACGGATTCGCGGCGGCGGCGGGTTACCTCCTGTTCCCCTCCCCGGTCCAGCGCCCGACCCTTTTGGCCCTGTTCCTGGGGGTGGCGCTTTCGGCCGCGGCAGGCTCCGCCCTGAACCAGGTCTTGGAGCGCGACCTCGACGCGTTGATGCGGCGCACCTGCGACCGCCCTCTCCCCACGAAAAAGCTGTCACCGGCCGCAGCCACCCTCGCGGGACTGGCGGCGCTCGCGGCGGGCGCCTCCCTTCTCTTTTTCGCGGCCGGCGCCGTTCCGGCCGCCGTCGCACTCGTGACGCTCATATGGTACCTGGCGCTGTACACCCCACTGAAGCGGGTAAGTTCTCTGGCTCTGCTGGTGGGCGGGGTGTGCGGGTGCGGCGCGCCGCTGGTCGGCTGGAGCGCCGCGGGCGGTGGGCTCGGGGATTTTCGCATCGTCCTGCTCGCCGGGGTCATCTACCTCTGGCAGGTCCCGCATTTCTGGCAGTTGCAGCGAAAAGAGGCAGACGACTATCGGCGCGCCGGTTTCCATGTCTTCACGCCTGCAGTCGGCAAAAAAGGGTCGGCGCCGCTTGGCCGGCTCTGGATCATCTCCATGATCACGGCAACCTTGATGCTCCCGGTGTTCGGCGTGGTACAGGCTGCGCCCATTCTCTGCGCCCTGCTGCTGCCGCTCCCGTTTCTGTTCCTGTCCTGGCGGCGCTGGGACCGGGTCGCCGCCTTGGTGCTCCATTGCTACCCGCTTCTGGTCACCCTGGCCATTTTCGGAGGCAAATTCATAGGAGGAGCTGTTTGA
- a CDS encoding glycine C-acetyltransferase: MPEKFEWIKEEMEALKQQGLRTHIRTIGSACGPWMVVDGKKVLNFCSNNYLGLANHPRLKEAARAAVQIWGVGPAAVRSIAGTLELHRTLEERLAAFKGVEDALYVQSGFCANQAAIPPMVGKGDVIFTDRLNHASIIDGCRLSSARVVVYEHCDVEDCERAIKENLGQYRRALLITDGVFSMDGDIAPLDRLFELCQRHDIITMVDDAHGEGVLGRGGRGIVDHFRLNGKFDLEIGTLSKAFGVMGGVIAGSSTVIDWIRQKARPFLFSSAVTAADTAACLAAVDLLEESTDLVELLWENTRYFKDGMRSAGFDIGASVTPITPVMIGDATLAQHFSRMLFDCDPGIFAMPIGYPTVPQGKARIRVMISASHSRDDLDLGLDIFTRIGKSVGII; encoded by the coding sequence ATGCCCGAGAAGTTCGAGTGGATCAAAGAGGAGATGGAGGCCCTGAAGCAGCAGGGGCTGAGGACGCATATCCGCACCATAGGTTCGGCCTGCGGCCCCTGGATGGTGGTGGATGGCAAGAAGGTGCTGAACTTCTGCAGCAACAACTACCTGGGGCTCGCCAACCACCCCAGGCTGAAGGAAGCTGCCAGGGCCGCGGTTCAGATCTGGGGGGTGGGGCCGGCGGCGGTAAGAAGCATCGCCGGGACCCTGGAGCTGCACCGCACACTGGAGGAGCGGCTGGCCGCCTTCAAAGGGGTCGAGGACGCCCTCTACGTCCAGTCCGGGTTCTGCGCCAACCAGGCGGCGATCCCCCCAATGGTCGGGAAGGGTGACGTCATCTTCACCGACCGGCTGAACCATGCCAGCATCATCGACGGCTGCCGGCTCTCCTCGGCCAGGGTCGTGGTGTACGAGCACTGCGATGTGGAGGACTGCGAGCGCGCGATCAAGGAGAACCTTGGCCAGTACCGGCGCGCCCTCTTGATCACCGACGGGGTCTTCTCCATGGACGGCGACATAGCGCCCCTGGACCGGCTCTTCGAGCTCTGCCAGCGCCACGACATCATCACCATGGTGGACGACGCCCACGGCGAAGGGGTGCTTGGGCGCGGCGGGCGCGGTATCGTGGACCACTTCCGGTTGAACGGGAAGTTCGACCTGGAGATAGGGACCCTCTCCAAGGCCTTCGGGGTCATGGGCGGGGTCATCGCCGGGAGCAGCACGGTCATCGACTGGATCCGGCAGAAGGCCCGCCCCTTCCTCTTTTCCAGCGCCGTCACCGCGGCAGACACGGCGGCCTGTCTCGCGGCGGTAGACCTCCTCGAGGAGAGCACCGACCTGGTGGAGCTTCTGTGGGAAAACACGCGTTACTTCAAGGATGGAATGAGGAGTGCCGGCTTCGACATCGGCGCGAGCGTCACCCCCATCACGCCGGTGATGATCGGCGACGCGACGCTCGCCCAGCATTTCTCGCGCATGCTGTTCGATTGCGACCCCGGCATCTTCGCCATGCCGATCGGCTACCCGACCGTCCCCCAGGGGAAGGCGCGCATCAGGGTCATGATCAGCGCCTCCCACTCCCGCGACGACCTCGACCTGGGGCTCGACATCTTCACCAGGATCGGGAAATCCGTGGGAATAATCTAA
- the tdh gene encoding L-threonine 3-dehydrogenase translates to MRKTMQALVKKYPKPGLWLDEVPVPEVGINDVLIKVHKTAVCGTDLHIWDWNDWAQKTIPVPMVVGHEFVGRVVAMGSNVADLNIGDIVSGEGHIVCGRCRNCLAGRRHLCKDTKGVGVNRAGAFAEYICIPVTNVWHADPTIPMEILGIFDPFGNATHTTLAFPILGEDVLITGAGPIGIMATAIARHAGARYIVITDLNQYRLDLAKKMGATVALNVREGTLAQVRQQLGMKEGFDVGLEMSGNGDAFKEMLANMCHGGKIAMLGLPSGDLAIDWNQVIFNMLTIKGIYGREMYETWYLMQSLIKIGLDLTPVITHRMHYTQFEEAFQVMSTGNAGKVMLNWVEE, encoded by the coding sequence ATGCGGAAGACCATGCAGGCGCTAGTGAAAAAATACCCGAAGCCGGGGCTTTGGCTCGACGAGGTCCCCGTCCCGGAGGTAGGGATCAACGACGTGCTGATCAAGGTGCACAAGACCGCCGTCTGCGGCACCGACCTGCACATCTGGGACTGGAACGACTGGGCCCAGAAGACCATTCCCGTCCCCATGGTGGTGGGCCACGAGTTCGTGGGACGGGTGGTGGCCATGGGGAGCAACGTCGCCGACCTGAACATCGGTGACATAGTCTCAGGAGAGGGGCACATCGTCTGCGGCAGGTGCCGCAACTGCCTGGCCGGCAGGCGCCATCTCTGCAAGGACACCAAGGGGGTCGGCGTCAACCGCGCCGGCGCCTTCGCCGAGTACATCTGCATCCCGGTCACCAACGTCTGGCACGCAGACCCCACCATCCCCATGGAGATCCTGGGGATCTTCGACCCCTTCGGCAACGCGACCCACACCACGCTCGCCTTCCCGATCCTGGGGGAGGACGTGCTCATAACCGGCGCCGGCCCCATCGGGATCATGGCTACGGCCATAGCGCGCCACGCAGGCGCCCGCTACATCGTGATCACCGACCTGAACCAGTACCGGCTCGACCTGGCGAAAAAGATGGGGGCCACCGTGGCGCTTAACGTCAGGGAGGGGACCCTGGCCCAGGTGCGGCAACAGCTCGGGATGAAAGAGGGTTTCGACGTCGGGCTGGAGATGTCGGGAAACGGCGACGCCTTCAAGGAGATGCTGGCGAACATGTGCCACGGCGGCAAGATCGCGATGCTCGGGCTCCCCTCGGGGGATCTCGCCATCGACTGGAACCAGGTGATCTTCAACATGCTGACCATCAAGGGGATTTACGGCCGGGAGATGTACGAGACCTGGTACCTGATGCAGTCCCTGATCAAGATCGGACTCGATCTCACGCCGGTGATCACGCACCGGATGCACTACACGCAGTTCGAGGAGGCGTTCCAGGTGATGAGCACCGGCAATGCCGGGAAGGTGATGCTCAACTGGGTCGAGGAGTGA
- a CDS encoding PAS domain S-box protein: MLTVPRKISVAVTLLSLALWLLLLGPLEVQAADRPHVLALNSYNDGYEWSDDEMHGLRETLTRGFPQLELLIEHLDTKKFPNKKHFPQQADLLAAKYRKDRFQVVIALDNAALEFALRYRDRLFPGTPLVFCGINDYSPGMIVGRNNLTGVAEHHDMVGTLDMALSLHPGTRQVVVVHDYTDTGLAMARELSRYQEHFGGVKLRYLPDLPLEQSVQQLKSLPKDALVLLLSYSVEKGGRSFTQAQVAQVVSSASSVPVYAVHAAQLGKGVVGGRMMEGRIQGVKAAELALRIISGEKAQSIPVIDQNLSQAMVDDAVVRRFGIDPGKIPAGARIINKPVSVYAVNKTAFWTALAVAAAMLTALFTLYFSIERRKRLEKGLQLSEARFRQLFDNAGDAIYIHDFQFKILEANQSACDKMGYSHDELLQLSLYEINHPNQRERLPERLATVKKDGRALYESEHLTQGGEPIPIEVTSRVIDFGERPAILSVVRDISRRKRIERREKARLKILERMATSSNLQELLGEIVRFVEQESPGALCSVLLVDDSGTRLTHGAAPSLPDFYNQAVAGLRIEQGMGSCGTAAFTKQRVVVEDIENHPYWRNFKPARDAGLRACWSEPVLSREGDVLGTFAIYYRSCRSPREGEIALIESAAHMASIAIGRMRSEESRQKLEEQMRQMQKIEAIGQLAGGLAHDFNNLLTPIFVYADIAKRSFTPDDPNWKKLDGILVSAHKAADLTKKLLSFGRKQVLNMEVLELNDVISSLLDLMQRTIRGNIEIRTNLTGYGAPIFADRGQIEQILINFAVNAQDAIKGNGSIVIETGNVTIDDEFARMNPGTKPGPHVLLSFTDDGCGMSEGVLGHIFEPFFTTKPVGQGTGLGLATVYGIVKQHNGWVKVVSQVGQGTSFLLYFPRQAAKAKQEPAQPEPAAKIEQRDSCATILVVDDNESIREMALELLQSSGHHVLIAETPALALKLVEERDLPLDLLVTDVVMPEMSGPELYERLALLQPGLPVLYISGYTFDVKVHNPRQHKQVSFLPKPFTSEQFIAVIEKAIS, encoded by the coding sequence ATGCTTACTGTTCCCCGAAAAATCAGCGTCGCTGTGACCTTACTGTCACTGGCTTTGTGGCTTCTTCTTCTCGGCCCCCTGGAAGTTCAGGCGGCAGACCGGCCCCACGTCCTGGCTCTCAACTCGTACAACGACGGTTATGAATGGTCCGACGACGAGATGCACGGGTTGCGGGAGACCTTGACCCGCGGGTTCCCCCAGCTCGAGCTCTTGATCGAGCACCTCGACACCAAGAAATTCCCCAACAAAAAGCATTTCCCCCAGCAGGCCGACCTGCTCGCGGCCAAATACCGCAAGGACCGGTTCCAGGTGGTGATCGCACTGGACAACGCGGCGTTAGAATTCGCCCTGCGCTACCGTGACCGCCTCTTCCCTGGCACGCCGCTGGTTTTCTGCGGCATCAACGACTATAGCCCCGGCATGATCGTCGGGCGCAACAACTTGACAGGCGTGGCCGAGCACCACGACATGGTCGGCACCCTGGACATGGCCCTCTCCCTGCACCCGGGGACCCGGCAGGTGGTGGTTGTCCACGACTATACCGACACCGGGCTTGCCATGGCCCGGGAACTCTCCCGGTACCAGGAGCATTTCGGCGGGGTAAAGCTCCGTTACCTCCCCGACCTTCCGCTCGAGCAGTCGGTGCAGCAGTTGAAGTCGCTTCCCAAGGACGCCCTGGTGCTGCTTCTATCCTACTCGGTGGAAAAAGGGGGACGCTCCTTCACCCAGGCCCAGGTCGCACAGGTGGTGTCCTCAGCCAGTTCCGTCCCCGTATATGCCGTTCACGCAGCCCAGCTCGGGAAAGGGGTGGTCGGCGGGCGGATGATGGAGGGGAGGATCCAGGGGGTAAAGGCAGCGGAACTTGCACTTAGGATCATCTCGGGGGAAAAGGCGCAGAGCATCCCCGTCATCGACCAGAACCTCTCCCAGGCCATGGTCGACGACGCGGTGGTGCGCAGGTTTGGCATCGACCCGGGGAAGATCCCCGCCGGGGCAAGGATCATCAACAAGCCGGTCTCGGTTTATGCAGTGAACAAGACTGCCTTCTGGACTGCTCTGGCCGTTGCCGCAGCGATGCTGACAGCCCTTTTCACCCTCTATTTCAGCATCGAACGCAGAAAGCGCCTGGAAAAAGGGCTGCAGCTGTCGGAGGCGCGGTTCCGGCAGCTCTTCGACAACGCCGGTGACGCCATCTACATTCACGACTTCCAGTTCAAGATCCTGGAGGCGAACCAGTCGGCCTGCGACAAGATGGGGTACAGCCACGACGAGTTGCTTCAGTTGAGCCTGTACGAGATCAATCACCCCAACCAGCGGGAAAGGCTACCCGAACGGCTGGCTACGGTGAAAAAAGACGGGCGCGCACTGTACGAATCGGAGCACCTGACCCAGGGGGGAGAGCCGATACCGATAGAGGTGACCAGCCGCGTCATCGATTTCGGCGAGCGCCCCGCCATCCTCAGCGTGGTGCGGGACATCTCCCGGCGCAAGCGCATAGAGCGGCGGGAGAAGGCGCGGCTGAAAATACTGGAAAGAATGGCGACGAGCTCGAATCTGCAGGAGCTTTTGGGGGAGATCGTCCGCTTCGTGGAGCAGGAAAGCCCCGGCGCGCTCTGCTCGGTGCTCCTGGTGGACGACTCCGGCACCCGCCTGACCCATGGCGCGGCACCGAGCCTTCCTGACTTCTACAACCAGGCCGTGGCCGGCTTGAGGATCGAACAGGGGATGGGCTCGTGCGGCACCGCCGCCTTCACCAAACAGCGCGTGGTGGTCGAGGACATAGAGAACCATCCCTACTGGAGGAATTTCAAGCCGGCGCGGGACGCCGGCCTGCGCGCCTGCTGGTCGGAGCCGGTTCTCTCGCGCGAGGGTGACGTTCTGGGGACCTTCGCCATCTATTACCGCAGTTGCCGCAGCCCCAGGGAAGGCGAGATCGCCCTGATCGAATCGGCCGCCCACATGGCCAGCATCGCCATCGGCCGCATGCGCAGCGAGGAGAGCCGGCAAAAGCTCGAGGAGCAGATGCGCCAGATGCAGAAGATCGAGGCGATTGGGCAGCTGGCGGGGGGGCTTGCCCACGACTTCAACAACCTCTTGACCCCCATCTTCGTCTACGCCGACATCGCCAAGCGGAGCTTCACCCCCGACGACCCCAACTGGAAGAAGCTCGACGGCATCCTCGTCTCCGCCCATAAGGCGGCGGACCTCACCAAGAAGCTCCTTTCCTTCGGGCGCAAGCAGGTGCTCAATATGGAGGTGCTGGAGCTGAACGACGTCATCAGCTCGCTTCTGGACCTGATGCAGCGGACCATCCGGGGCAACATCGAGATCAGGACCAACCTGACCGGCTATGGCGCCCCGATCTTCGCCGACCGCGGCCAGATCGAGCAGATCCTGATCAACTTCGCCGTCAACGCCCAGGACGCCATCAAGGGAAACGGCAGCATCGTGATCGAGACCGGCAACGTGACCATCGACGACGAGTTCGCCCGGATGAACCCCGGCACCAAGCCCGGGCCGCACGTGCTGCTCTCCTTCACCGACGACGGCTGCGGCATGAGCGAGGGGGTGCTGGGACACATCTTCGAGCCCTTCTTCACCACGAAACCGGTGGGGCAGGGAACCGGGCTCGGTCTCGCTACGGTGTACGGGATCGTGAAGCAGCATAACGGCTGGGTCAAGGTGGTGAGCCAGGTGGGCCAGGGGACCAGCTTCCTCCTTTACTTCCCGAGACAGGCGGCAAAGGCGAAGCAGGAGCCGGCTCAGCCGGAGCCGGCGGCGAAAATCGAGCAAAGGGACAGCTGCGCCACCATCCTCGTGGTCGACGACAACGAGAGCATCAGGGAGATGGCGCTGGAGCTGCTCCAGTCCTCGGGGCACCATGTCCTGATCGCGGAAACCCCGGCTCTCGCCCTGAAGCTGGTCGAGGAGCGCGATCTCCCGCTGGACCTGCTGGTGACCGACGTGGTGATGCCCGAGATGAGCGGGCCGGAGCTGTACGAGCGCCTTGCCCTCCTCCAGCCGGGGCTGCCGGTCCTCTACATCTCCGGCTATACCTTCGACGTCAAGGTGCATAACCCAAGGCAGCACAAGCAGGTGAGCTTCCTCCCCAAGCCGTTCACCTCGGAGCAGTTCATCGCAGTCATAGAAAAGGCAATCTCCTGA